One window from the genome of Trabulsiella odontotermitis encodes:
- a CDS encoding helix-turn-helix transcriptional regulator has translation MKALYLGEKNLGSLGIISIIEASYQMASVILKNVEKFLEEGTEQQHYSIGIIDGKALHTCPLHQLKQISQLLNCPVLLLVEDDQPWQKYLEQIDNVHGVIKRESDVEFFINTINIIRDGGYCYSWDIHSIKNNGAAMFNDEYYASAGLTRRETEILKMCLDGATNKAISIRLSRSEKTISAHKSNILRKLGVKRFSDLFFHCR, from the coding sequence ATGAAAGCATTATATCTGGGTGAAAAGAATCTCGGCAGTTTGGGCATTATCAGCATCATTGAGGCCAGCTACCAGATGGCTTCGGTCATACTGAAAAATGTAGAAAAATTTCTCGAAGAAGGGACAGAACAACAGCACTACAGCATCGGCATTATCGACGGCAAGGCACTACACACCTGTCCTCTGCACCAACTGAAGCAGATCTCTCAATTACTGAACTGTCCTGTCCTGCTTCTGGTTGAAGATGATCAGCCATGGCAAAAGTATCTCGAGCAGATCGACAACGTTCATGGTGTGATTAAGCGCGAAAGCGATGTCGAATTTTTTATAAATACAATCAATATCATACGTGACGGCGGCTATTGTTATTCCTGGGATATTCATTCTATCAAGAATAATGGCGCCGCCATGTTTAATGATGAGTATTACGCTTCAGCGGGCCTGACGCGCAGGGAGACAGAGATTCTGAAAATGTGCCTGGATGGCGCAACCAACAAGGCGATATCTATTCGGCTATCCCGTAGTGAAAAAACGATCAGCGCGCACAAATCCAATATATTACGCAAGCTCGGCGTGAAGCGTTTTTCTGATCTCTTTTTCCACTGCCGCTGA
- a CDS encoding TRAP transporter substrate-binding protein → MMNIQQPFLRKTLVGTLLTSMLFAAGAVTNLAEAKVTFRVYSSLTADDNSAHYIWFKRLQSNIEKDPQLKDEIKLNYFPNAMLGKEADATQQVRIGAINMMISGTSIWATLVPEIGVLDLGYLFKDWNQVGKALDGKAGKELSDLMLKKANVVVVDYAYNLGARNVYTKKVVEKPEDLKNLKIRVLPVPNFIATINHMGAVSIPMPGGEVYSSLQMGVIDGLEHDSATVLANKFYEIAKNASLTQHIYNPIMIAMNKNSFEQIPEKLRPGFLAAAREATEYERQQSYKIEEKAVAQLKTLGMVFHDIDRNALRADVKPVWDEFLAKYPNMKTVVDEVTAAE, encoded by the coding sequence ATGATGAACATTCAGCAACCTTTTTTACGTAAAACCCTCGTTGGAACCTTACTTACCTCTATGCTGTTCGCGGCCGGTGCTGTTACCAACCTTGCCGAAGCGAAAGTCACCTTTCGTGTTTACTCGTCGCTAACGGCAGATGACAACTCTGCACACTACATCTGGTTCAAACGTTTACAGTCCAATATCGAAAAAGATCCGCAACTGAAGGATGAGATCAAACTCAACTACTTCCCTAACGCGATGCTCGGTAAAGAAGCGGATGCAACCCAGCAGGTGCGCATCGGCGCCATCAACATGATGATTTCCGGCACCTCTATCTGGGCAACGCTGGTACCTGAAATCGGCGTGCTGGATCTGGGTTACCTGTTTAAAGACTGGAATCAGGTGGGCAAAGCACTGGACGGCAAAGCCGGTAAAGAACTGTCTGACCTGATGCTGAAAAAAGCTAACGTGGTGGTGGTTGACTACGCCTACAACCTGGGCGCCCGCAATGTCTACACCAAAAAAGTGGTCGAAAAACCAGAAGATCTGAAAAACCTGAAAATCCGCGTTCTGCCGGTACCAAACTTTATCGCCACTATTAACCATATGGGCGCAGTTTCCATTCCGATGCCGGGCGGTGAAGTCTATTCCAGTCTGCAGATGGGTGTGATTGATGGTCTGGAGCATGACTCCGCAACCGTGCTCGCCAACAAGTTCTATGAGATCGCCAAAAACGCAAGCCTGACGCAGCATATCTATAACCCGATCATGATTGCGATGAACAAAAACAGCTTCGAGCAAATCCCGGAAAAACTGCGTCCTGGATTCCTGGCAGCGGCTCGCGAAGCAACCGAGTATGAACGTCAGCAATCCTACAAGATTGAAGAAAAAGCGGTAGCGCAACTGAAAACCCTTGGCATGGTGTTCCATGATATTGACCGCAATGCCCTGCGCGCAGATGTGAAACCGGTCTGGGATGAGTTCCTGGCAAAATATCCAAATATGAAAACTGTCGTTGATGAAGTGACTGCGGCGGAGTAA
- a CDS encoding TRAP transporter large permease subunit produces MADTSMAIKTPAGPLAYLSRLNKFLTTLTAWAGGLVLLINVLVVFASVIWRYALHSPIEWAEEMARAMMIALVFFGVATSTGRGGHIGVDLFLRFIPESVRPYIVHASRWVLLLVAIGLVVSSYDLLMAARLQTTETGLPQIISVIPVLIGTSVMMLAALEHALKAPAKVVLVSGAGILVLILLGWLKLSLMADPATAAAGLMLICFVLGIVAGVPIAFTLGMSAMAFFICDPSLPFVFFSQQVVAGVDHFVLLAIPFFLLAGAAMEINGMSTRLVELVVRGMGRFRGGLNMTTVLSMAFFSGISGSKLADVAAVGGVLMPAVRRAKEDSEEAAGVFAASAVVAETIPPCVNLIVLGFVANISIGALFIAGLMPAACLLVLMLIAANRFGGKINIREAYPQMRPLLQLWLGAIVGLAMIFMIGRGVMMGIATSTEISAFAVVYAIVIGRLAFRELTFRATVKMFIDIAAMSGVLLFIVACATSLSYVLTIQMIPQQIAELLVGIGHSQGAWVFLLLTIIILIVFGAVLEGAPALIIFAPILVPIAVQLGFNALHYGIVMILAMGFGLFSPPIGLGLYTTCAICGVEMKNVIRPMVKYLLVSLFGIILIAMIPIITTWLPGLAGY; encoded by the coding sequence ATGGCTGACACATCGATGGCAATCAAAACCCCCGCGGGGCCGCTGGCTTACCTTTCCCGGCTGAATAAATTCCTGACAACACTGACCGCCTGGGCAGGCGGGCTGGTTTTACTGATTAACGTACTGGTGGTTTTTGCCTCCGTCATCTGGCGTTATGCCCTGCACTCCCCGATTGAATGGGCGGAAGAGATGGCGCGCGCTATGATGATTGCGCTGGTCTTCTTCGGCGTGGCGACCTCGACCGGGCGCGGCGGACATATCGGCGTTGATCTCTTTTTGCGCTTCATTCCTGAATCTGTCCGTCCTTATATTGTGCATGCCAGCCGTTGGGTACTGCTGCTGGTCGCTATCGGACTGGTGGTATCCAGTTATGATCTGCTGATGGCGGCTCGCCTGCAAACCACCGAAACCGGGCTGCCGCAAATTATCTCGGTCATTCCAGTGCTTATCGGCACCAGCGTAATGATGCTGGCGGCGCTGGAACATGCGCTGAAAGCGCCAGCGAAAGTTGTGCTGGTCAGTGGCGCAGGGATTCTGGTGTTAATTCTGCTGGGATGGCTGAAACTTTCCCTGATGGCAGACCCGGCAACCGCTGCCGCCGGACTGATGCTGATCTGCTTCGTGCTGGGCATTGTCGCGGGTGTGCCGATTGCCTTTACCCTCGGGATGTCGGCGATGGCATTTTTCATCTGCGACCCTTCCCTGCCGTTCGTCTTTTTCTCACAGCAGGTCGTCGCCGGGGTGGATCACTTCGTGCTGCTGGCAATTCCGTTCTTCCTGCTGGCTGGCGCCGCGATGGAAATCAACGGTATGTCAACGCGTCTGGTCGAGCTGGTCGTGCGTGGCATGGGGCGTTTCCGTGGCGGTCTGAACATGACGACTGTACTGTCGATGGCCTTCTTCTCCGGCATTTCCGGGTCGAAGCTGGCAGACGTCGCGGCAGTGGGCGGCGTACTGATGCCTGCCGTTCGCCGTGCGAAAGAAGACAGTGAAGAAGCCGCGGGCGTGTTCGCTGCTTCCGCCGTCGTGGCGGAAACCATTCCCCCTTGCGTTAACCTGATTGTACTGGGCTTCGTGGCCAACATCTCCATCGGCGCGCTGTTTATCGCCGGCCTGATGCCTGCCGCCTGCCTGCTGGTACTGATGCTGATCGCGGCCAACCGTTTCGGCGGCAAGATCAACATTCGTGAAGCGTATCCGCAGATGCGTCCTCTGCTGCAACTGTGGTTAGGCGCAATTGTCGGTCTGGCGATGATCTTCATGATTGGCCGTGGGGTCATGATGGGGATCGCCACCTCAACGGAAATCTCGGCGTTTGCGGTGGTGTATGCGATTGTGATTGGTCGCCTGGCCTTCCGTGAACTGACGTTCCGCGCCACCGTGAAGATGTTTATCGACATCGCGGCGATGTCCGGCGTGCTGTTGTTCATCGTTGCCTGTGCTACCAGCCTGTCGTACGTGCTGACGATTCAGATGATCCCACAGCAAATTGCGGAACTGCTGGTTGGCATTGGTCACTCGCAGGGCGCCTGGGTCTTCCTGTTGCTGACCATCATTATTCTGATTGTCTTCGGTGCGGTTCTGGAAGGTGCGCCGGCACTGATCATCTTCGCCCCGATTCTGGTGCCGATTGCTGTCCAGCTTGGCTTTAACGCCCTGCACTACGGCATTGTCATGATTCTGGCGATGGGCTTCGGTCTGTTCTCCCCCCCTATCGGCCTCGGGTTATACACCACCTGCGCCATTTGTGGGGTAGAAATGAAGAACGTGATCCGTCCGATGGTGAAATACCTGTTGGTTTCCCTGTTTGGCATCATCCTGATTGCGATGATTCCGATCATCACCACCTGGTTGCCAGGACTGGCAGGATACTGA
- a CDS encoding LacI family DNA-binding transcriptional regulator, which translates to MANIRDVANHAGVSVSSVSNVLNGRTNQMRPETLARIRQSMRDLNYLPNRVAQQLKTGQARMIGLLVPSIVNPSFAMLTREVDRVAKANQYRVLLGNTYRQEDEEKAFLEDMFAHGVKGVIVVATAMDRPHFANAARHGMVMVNYDSLMSTHAPDGNPPFDSVSMDNVEAGRLAAEHLIERGCRQLVFVTEATQLPSRLHKIEGFYSAVNRHGLQESAQVIEGKAGEAYGDAEMTELGRSLAARVLEQSPRPDGIVAINDAMGIGLMAGLRSAGVRIPQDMSVIGIDNIPLADLVQPPMSSVMPPLADMVTMMVDRLLTRIENPDLTPEEFLFIPKLISRQSVIEKGES; encoded by the coding sequence ATGGCTAATATCAGGGATGTCGCGAACCACGCTGGCGTTTCCGTCAGTAGCGTGTCGAATGTGTTGAATGGCCGCACTAATCAAATGCGCCCGGAGACACTCGCGCGTATCCGGCAGTCCATGCGTGACCTGAATTATCTGCCGAACCGGGTGGCTCAGCAGTTGAAAACCGGCCAGGCGCGAATGATTGGCTTACTGGTGCCGTCGATTGTGAACCCCAGTTTTGCGATGCTGACGCGTGAGGTCGATCGCGTTGCTAAAGCCAATCAGTATCGGGTGTTGTTGGGTAACACCTATCGCCAGGAAGACGAAGAAAAAGCCTTTCTGGAAGATATGTTTGCCCATGGCGTAAAAGGCGTGATTGTTGTCGCAACGGCAATGGATCGCCCCCACTTCGCCAACGCCGCCCGCCACGGCATGGTGATGGTGAACTACGACAGTCTGATGTCAACTCACGCGCCGGACGGCAATCCGCCGTTCGACAGCGTCTCGATGGATAACGTCGAAGCCGGGCGACTGGCGGCGGAGCACTTAATTGAACGGGGTTGCCGGCAACTGGTATTCGTCACCGAAGCCACACAGTTACCAAGCCGCCTGCATAAAATTGAAGGTTTCTATTCCGCCGTCAACCGCCATGGTTTGCAGGAGAGCGCACAGGTTATTGAAGGCAAAGCCGGGGAAGCCTACGGCGATGCTGAAATGACCGAACTGGGGCGATCGCTTGCCGCCAGAGTGCTCGAGCAGTCACCGCGCCCGGATGGCATTGTGGCCATCAACGATGCGATGGGTATTGGTCTGATGGCCGGGTTACGCAGCGCGGGGGTACGGATCCCGCAGGACATGTCCGTCATCGGTATTGATAACATTCCGCTTGCGGATCTGGTGCAACCGCCGATGAGCTCGGTGATGCCACCGCTGGCCGACATGGTCACCATGATGGTTGATCGCCTGCTGACGCGCATTGAAAACCCGGATCTGACGCCGGAGGAGTTTTTATTTATCCCTAAACTCATTAGCCGCCAGTCGGTGATTGAGAAGGGAGAGTCTTAA
- a CDS encoding SDR family NAD(P)-dependent oxidoreductase, protein MGNLSGKRVLITGAEQGIGKATAKALIEAGCDIYIHYFSGEEGPKELAALATSLGQKAAYGHADLTDEVDAAKCVSIAAEFLGGIDILINNVGGIIARKWMGEIDQAFWKTVIDVNMTTMLNVTQSALPYLKAAKDGASIVNLASLAGRSGGHSGSLVYSTTKGAVLTWTRSLAAELGQYGIRVNAVAPGLILGTRFHNVHTTKESADETISAIPLGRAGTAEDVARTIRFLASEYDGFISGATIDINGGIYRM, encoded by the coding sequence ATGGGTAATCTTTCCGGAAAAAGAGTGCTGATTACTGGCGCAGAACAAGGGATCGGCAAGGCGACGGCGAAAGCGCTGATCGAAGCCGGATGCGATATTTATATCCATTACTTCAGCGGAGAAGAAGGTCCGAAAGAACTGGCTGCACTGGCAACCTCACTGGGGCAAAAAGCGGCTTACGGTCATGCCGATTTAACCGATGAAGTCGATGCCGCGAAATGTGTTTCTATTGCGGCGGAATTCCTCGGCGGTATTGATATTCTGATCAATAACGTCGGCGGGATTATTGCCAGAAAATGGATGGGCGAAATTGATCAGGCCTTCTGGAAGACCGTTATTGACGTCAACATGACCACCATGCTGAACGTCACGCAAAGCGCGTTGCCATATCTCAAAGCGGCCAAAGACGGCGCCAGCATTGTGAACCTCGCCTCGCTGGCGGGCCGCTCCGGCGGGCATTCCGGTTCTCTGGTCTACTCCACCACCAAAGGCGCGGTGCTGACCTGGACGCGTTCGCTGGCGGCAGAGCTGGGACAGTATGGCATTCGCGTTAACGCTGTCGCGCCAGGGCTGATTCTTGGCACCCGTTTCCATAACGTCCACACCACCAAAGAATCCGCCGATGAAACCATCAGCGCCATTCCGTTGGGACGTGCGGGCACCGCTGAAGATGTTGCACGCACTATTCGTTTCCTGGCCTCGGAATATGATGGCTTTATTTCTGGCGCCACTATCGATATTAACGGCGGCATTTATCGTATGTGA
- a CDS encoding RbsD/FucU family protein, whose protein sequence is MIKTDIIHPELLSVLAKCGHKTKILLADSNYSFVTNSAPDATIIYLNFAPGMINSPFILEKLLKYINVESATLMASPADFDNTIEKEYQRLLSPETEFNWLTREAFYALAKSSDTLLVIASGETRRFANIILTVGVVRV, encoded by the coding sequence ATGATTAAAACAGACATCATTCACCCGGAGCTGTTAAGCGTCCTGGCAAAATGTGGTCATAAAACAAAAATATTGCTCGCTGACAGCAACTATTCTTTCGTGACCAATTCAGCCCCTGATGCGACGATTATCTATCTCAATTTTGCTCCCGGGATGATCAACAGCCCGTTTATTCTTGAGAAGCTACTGAAATATATCAATGTCGAAAGCGCGACGCTAATGGCCTCCCCTGCCGACTTTGATAATACCATTGAAAAAGAGTATCAGCGTCTTTTATCACCCGAAACGGAATTTAACTGGCTGACGCGCGAAGCATTCTATGCGCTGGCTAAATCATCCGACACCCTGCTGGTGATTGCTTCCGGCGAAACGCGACGCTTCGCCAATATTATTCTGACCGTTGGTGTCGTGCGGGTATAA
- a CDS encoding LysR family transcriptional regulator — translation MSRVTLNDLQAVLTIARRGTFRAAAIDLDMSTTALSHTIARLEAELEVRLFNRTTRSVALTEAGQQLVEQLGPSLQGVNDALEAVRARKGTPSGVLRINAPPFAALTLFSTLIVEFLRRYPQMHIDLVTEGRLVDIVAEGFDLGVRVAGLVPQDMIALSLGQPQRFAVAASPDYLAQHGTPTTPGDLLRHACLRVRLPDGALYRWHLEKQGEVAHVEVNGPLTLDDAALSRAAVLEGLGIGFFLEQNVVGDIAAGRMVRLLDDWTPPFPGLCLYYPGRRHPSAGLAAFLALAREMAQR, via the coding sequence ATGTCGCGCGTGACGCTGAATGATTTACAGGCGGTACTCACCATCGCCCGCCGGGGAACCTTCCGGGCGGCGGCGATCGATTTAGATATGTCGACCACCGCGCTGAGCCACACCATCGCCCGCCTTGAGGCGGAACTTGAGGTGCGACTGTTTAATCGCACCACCCGTAGCGTGGCGCTGACAGAGGCCGGGCAACAGCTGGTCGAACAACTGGGGCCGTCACTGCAGGGGGTGAATGATGCGCTGGAAGCGGTGCGCGCCCGCAAGGGCACACCATCCGGTGTGTTACGCATCAATGCGCCACCGTTTGCCGCGCTCACGTTGTTTTCGACGCTGATCGTCGAGTTTCTGCGCCGTTATCCACAGATGCATATTGATCTGGTCACTGAAGGGCGGCTGGTGGATATCGTGGCGGAAGGGTTTGATCTGGGCGTCCGGGTCGCGGGTCTGGTGCCGCAGGACATGATTGCGCTCTCCCTCGGGCAGCCGCAGCGTTTCGCGGTGGCGGCGTCACCAGATTATCTGGCGCAACATGGCACACCGACGACACCGGGCGATCTGCTCAGGCATGCCTGTCTGCGTGTGCGTCTGCCGGATGGTGCGCTTTATCGCTGGCATCTGGAAAAACAGGGGGAAGTGGCGCATGTTGAAGTGAACGGGCCACTGACGCTGGACGACGCCGCACTCTCCCGCGCTGCCGTGCTGGAAGGGCTCGGCATTGGGTTTTTCCTCGAACAGAACGTGGTCGGCGATATTGCCGCCGGGCGCATGGTGCGCCTTCTGGATGACTGGACGCCGCCGTTTCCGGGGCTGTGCCTTTACTATCCAGGCAGACGCCACCCCTCCGCCGGGCTGGCGGCGTTTCTGGCGCTGGCGCGCGAGATGGCGCAGCGGTGA
- a CDS encoding SDR family oxidoreductase: MAEFLTLKGKRALVTSGTKGAGAATVALFRELGAQVMTVARHRPEDLQDDSLFVAADLTTDAGCQQLAEQVTARLGSVDIIVHMLGGSSSPAGGFAALDEQQWQRELALNLMPAVRLDRLLVPGMISRGAGVVIHVSSIQRLMPLPEATTAYAAAKAALSAYSKSLSKEVSPKGVRVLRVSPGWIETEAAVRLAERLAEQAGTDYAGGKKIIMDSLGGIPLGRPAKPEEVANLIAFLASDRAGAITGTEYLIDGGTVPTV, from the coding sequence ATGGCGGAATTTCTGACGCTGAAAGGCAAGCGCGCACTGGTCACCTCCGGCACCAAAGGCGCAGGAGCGGCGACGGTCGCGTTGTTTCGTGAACTGGGGGCGCAGGTGATGACTGTAGCGCGTCATCGACCTGAAGACTTGCAGGACGACAGCCTGTTCGTTGCCGCCGATCTAACCACCGACGCCGGATGCCAGCAGTTGGCAGAGCAGGTAACCGCGCGCCTCGGCAGCGTGGATATCATCGTGCATATGCTGGGCGGGTCGTCGTCGCCAGCCGGGGGATTTGCCGCGCTGGACGAGCAGCAATGGCAGCGGGAACTGGCGCTCAATCTGATGCCTGCGGTGCGGCTGGACAGGCTGCTGGTGCCGGGCATGATTTCGCGTGGCGCGGGCGTTGTCATTCATGTCTCGTCCATTCAGCGCCTGATGCCGCTGCCGGAAGCAACCACCGCTTATGCCGCTGCGAAAGCCGCGCTCTCGGCCTATAGCAAAAGCCTGTCAAAAGAGGTATCGCCCAAAGGCGTTCGTGTGTTGCGCGTCTCCCCCGGATGGATAGAAACCGAAGCCGCCGTGCGTCTGGCAGAGCGGCTGGCCGAACAGGCGGGAACAGACTATGCGGGGGGTAAAAAAATCATTATGGATTCGCTGGGCGGGATCCCGCTCGGGCGCCCCGCGAAACCGGAAGAGGTGGCGAATCTGATTGCCTTCCTGGCTTCTGATCGCGCGGGGGCGATTACGGGGACAGAGTACCTGATTGATGGCGGCACCGTCCCCACGGTGTGA
- a CDS encoding SDR family oxidoreductase, whose product MSGNTLLITGATSGIGRALAEAFHERGNQVIITGRRQALLDEITAANPGMAGYRLDLADTAMLADVTASVRSRFPALNMLIANAGISQTEDITDADWNADVAQAIVDTNILGVIRATAAFLPLIKTQPGATLMATSSALAFLPRAVFPTYCASKAFLHSWLVSLRYQLRDIPVEVLELAPPYVQTMITGIQQATDPRAMPLAAYIHEVMTLLERHDHPGGEILLERDKARRWAEREGTYDAIFRAMNPD is encoded by the coding sequence ATGAGCGGCAATACTCTTCTTATTACCGGTGCCACCAGCGGAATTGGCCGCGCGCTGGCGGAAGCTTTTCACGAACGGGGCAATCAGGTCATCATTACGGGGCGTCGTCAGGCGCTGCTCGATGAGATCACCGCGGCGAACCCGGGCATGGCTGGCTACCGGCTCGATCTTGCCGATACGGCGATGCTCGCGGATGTCACAGCCAGCGTGCGGTCGCGTTTCCCGGCGCTGAATATGCTGATCGCCAATGCCGGGATTTCTCAGACTGAGGATATCACTGACGCGGACTGGAATGCTGACGTCGCGCAGGCGATTGTCGACACCAACATCCTCGGGGTGATCCGTGCCACTGCGGCGTTTCTTCCGCTGATCAAAACGCAGCCTGGCGCCACGCTGATGGCGACCAGTTCGGCGCTGGCGTTTCTGCCCAGAGCGGTTTTCCCGACCTACTGCGCCAGTAAAGCCTTCCTGCACTCGTGGCTGGTGTCGCTCCGTTACCAGCTGCGTGACATCCCTGTGGAAGTGCTTGAGCTGGCGCCGCCTTACGTACAGACCATGATCACTGGCATTCAACAGGCGACGGATCCACGTGCCATGCCGCTGGCGGCATATATCCACGAGGTCATGACGCTGCTTGAACGTCATGACCATCCTGGCGGGGAGATCCTGCTGGAACGTGATAAAGCCCGCCGTTGGGCGGAAAGAGAGGGTACTTACGACGCGATTTTCCGCGCCATGAATCCCGATTAA
- a CDS encoding anti-sigma factor family protein: MTLPPDEHDLHAWMDGEADDATSARVERYLAENPDAAARVAGWRQDAQQLRQAMNRQTVVLESPEPHYLRRQVRQQRQWRLATACALVLALGVGGVTGWQMKESQLLMSHQPMEDAVQAYKLFDNAALTPMDVVATRQTELSRWVARYFMNGVPPPDLEQYGFKLRGARLIATAQGPAALVMYEDPQGTRVGWYIRPLSPVKLPHGERQGEDVMAQYWSDEHYNYALVTPLNSSGVDGLRKAVSLATS; the protein is encoded by the coding sequence ATGACTTTGCCCCCGGATGAACACGATCTGCATGCCTGGATGGATGGCGAAGCGGATGACGCGACCTCAGCGCGCGTGGAACGTTATCTGGCTGAGAACCCGGATGCCGCGGCCCGGGTGGCGGGCTGGCGCCAGGACGCGCAGCAGTTGCGCCAGGCGATGAACCGCCAGACCGTCGTACTGGAAAGCCCGGAACCCCATTATTTGCGTCGTCAGGTGCGGCAACAGCGGCAATGGCGGCTGGCAACCGCCTGCGCGCTGGTGCTGGCGCTGGGCGTCGGCGGGGTGACTGGCTGGCAGATGAAAGAGTCGCAATTATTGATGAGCCATCAACCGATGGAAGATGCGGTGCAGGCCTATAAACTGTTTGATAACGCCGCGCTCACCCCCATGGACGTGGTGGCAACCCGGCAGACTGAACTGAGCCGTTGGGTGGCGCGCTATTTTATGAATGGTGTGCCGCCGCCGGATCTCGAACAGTACGGGTTCAAACTACGGGGCGCACGGCTGATAGCGACCGCGCAAGGTCCGGCGGCGCTGGTGATGTATGAGGATCCGCAGGGAACCCGCGTCGGCTGGTATATCCGTCCGTTAAGTCCGGTGAAATTACCGCATGGCGAGCGGCAGGGGGAAGATGTGATGGCGCAATACTGGAGCGACGAACACTATAACTACGCGTTAGTCACGCCACTGAATTCCAGCGGTGTGGACGGGTTGCGCAAAGCCGTCTCACTGGCGACCAGTTAA
- a CDS encoding RNA polymerase sigma factor, with the protein MSQLTDGEIRRVMPHLQRFALWLTRNPHSAEDLVQSCLTKALTRRPQHDDEHSLRAWLFTILYRQFIDGERRRKRYLKLLTFFTGEEAEGYSTESLAMADETLAQFATLPTDYRAILLLVSVEGLSYKEVAETLDIPPGTVMSRLSRARKLLHEKLEGKVTPLPLRRLK; encoded by the coding sequence ATGTCACAGCTGACTGATGGTGAGATCCGCCGGGTGATGCCACATCTGCAACGCTTTGCGCTGTGGCTGACCCGCAACCCGCACAGCGCGGAGGATCTGGTGCAAAGCTGCCTGACGAAGGCGCTTACCCGTCGGCCGCAACATGACGACGAGCACAGCCTGCGCGCCTGGCTGTTCACCATTCTTTATCGCCAGTTCATTGATGGCGAGCGGCGGCGCAAGCGCTACCTGAAACTGCTCACTTTTTTTACCGGTGAGGAAGCAGAGGGGTATTCCACCGAATCGCTGGCGATGGCCGACGAGACGCTGGCGCAGTTTGCCACGCTGCCGACCGACTATCGCGCCATTTTGTTGCTGGTGAGCGTTGAAGGGCTGAGTTATAAAGAGGTCGCTGAAACGCTGGATATTCCGCCCGGAACCGTGATGTCGCGGCTCTCCCGGGCGCGTAAGCTGCTTCATGAGAAATTAGAAGGTAAGGTAACGCCGTTACCGCTGAGGAGACTGAAATGA
- a CDS encoding cytochrome b, producing MKQVAYFHPALRLLHWLMAAAILAMLFIGVAMVATVSSLHGLLVAIHKPLGLMILVLVVVRLGLRFSTATPPLPDSLPAWQRVAAHASHWALYAMMLAQPLIGWAMLSAAGYPITLGGSFVLPPILPVSNDSYAILRPLHSLVALALFATVMLHLAAALRHALILRDGVFQSMAGTRKR from the coding sequence ATGAAACAGGTGGCTTACTTTCACCCGGCGCTGCGCCTGCTGCACTGGTTAATGGCAGCGGCAATACTGGCGATGCTGTTTATTGGTGTGGCAATGGTCGCCACGGTGTCATCGCTGCACGGTTTGCTGGTGGCGATCCACAAACCGCTGGGGTTGATGATCCTTGTGCTGGTGGTGGTGCGTCTGGGGTTGCGCTTCTCCACCGCCACACCGCCGTTGCCGGATTCGTTGCCTGCCTGGCAGCGGGTGGCGGCGCATGCGTCGCACTGGGCGCTGTATGCGATGATGCTGGCGCAGCCGCTCATCGGTTGGGCGATGCTGTCGGCGGCGGGATATCCGATTACCCTGGGCGGGAGTTTTGTGTTACCGCCGATCCTGCCGGTGAGTAACGACAGCTATGCGATCCTGCGCCCGCTGCATTCTCTGGTTGCGCTGGCGCTGTTTGCCACCGTAATGTTGCATCTGGCCGCGGCGTTACGTCATGCGCTGATACTCCGCGACGGGGTATTTCAAAGCATGGCGGGCACCCGTAAACGGTGA